A section of the Acropora muricata isolate sample 2 chromosome 4, ASM3666990v1, whole genome shotgun sequence genome encodes:
- the LOC136913541 gene encoding transcription initiation factor IIA subunit 2-like encodes MSYQLYRNTTLGNSLQESLDELIQTQQISPQLALQVLLQFDKAINYALSNKVKCKISFKGHLNTYRFCDNVWTFVLNDVEFREVGEIIKVDKVKVVACDGKASAGDTGGP; translated from the exons ATGAGTTACCAACTCTACCGTAACACAACCTTAGGGAACAGTCTACAGGAGAGCTTAGATGAGTTAATTCAG ACACAGCAAATTAGTCCGCAACTTGCCCTTCAAGTACTGTTGCAGTTTGATAAAGCAATTAACTATGCTCTCTCAAACAAGGTTAAATGTAAAATCTCTTTCAAG GGTCATTTAAATACCTATAGATTTTGTGACAATGTGTGGACCTTTGTCTTGAATGATGTTGAGTTCAGGGAAGTAGGAGAAATCATCAAAGTTGACAAGGTCAAAGTAGTGGCCTGTGATGGAAAAG cttctGCAGGAGATACTGGTGGCCCATGA
- the LOC136913546 gene encoding protein mago nashi homolog, whose translation MSAEFYLRYYVGHKGKFGHEFLEFEFRPDGKLRYANNSNYKNDVMIRKEAFVHKAVMDELKRIIGESEILKEDDTLWPQPDRVGRQELEIVMADEHISFTTSKIGSLIDVNQCKDADGLRCFYYLVQDLKCMVFSLIGLHFKIKPI comes from the exons ATGTCGGCAGAGTTTTATCTTCGCTATTATGTCGGACACAAAGGAAAATTCGGCCATGAGTTTCTAGAATTCGAGTTCCGTCCAGATG GAAAACTGCGGTATGCGAATAACTCAAACTACAAGAACGATGTGATGATTCGGAAAGAG GCATTTGTTCATAAAGCTGTTATGGATGAACTTAAACGCATAATTGGAGAAAGTGAG ATATTGAAAGAAGATGACACTCTATGGCCTCAGCCTGATAGAGTTGGTAGACAA GAACTTGAAATTGTGATGGCTGATGAGCACATTTCATTCACAACTTCCAAGATAGGTTCTCTCATTGACGTCAACCAATGCAA agaTGCAGATGGcctgaggtgcttctattatcTGGTTCAAGATCTTAAGTGCATGGTATTTTCTCTTATTGGCCTTCACTTCAAGATCAAGCCAATCTAA
- the LOC136913540 gene encoding snRNA-activating protein complex subunit 5-like, with product MATTEKLQNEILLKEEAFLKEAKAKLTEQLNKLKVEEMALMKMLKHDQTSCSQSNTMGLFAKTSQLSSSSSQRTNDFETETAAVNHIPLAALNSSLMNKDTDVGEEEEDDKDDDDEMEDDETEYSQQLMNAMSNLHQSNDVDANISRSVFRSVLQQELDDLDEEDGFWE from the exons ATGGCGACAACAGAAAAGCTACAGAATGAGATTTTACTTAAGGAAGAAGCGTTTTTGAAGGAGGCCAAAGCCAAATTGACTGAACAGCTCAACAAACTTAAG gTGGAAGAAATGGCAttgatgaaaatgttgaaaCATGATCAAACCTCCTGTTCCCAGTCTAATACTATGGgattgtttgcaaagacatctCAGCTT TCTTCCTCTTCCAGCCAGAGGACTAATGATTTCGAAACTGAAACAGCTGCAGTCAACCACATTCCTCTTGCAGCACTCAACAGTTCTTTGAT gAACAAAGACACAGATGTGGGAGAGGAGGAGGAAGATGAtaaggatgatgatgatgaaatggAGGATGATGAAACTGAATACA GTCAACAGTTAATGAATGCAATGTCAAATCTTCATCAGAGCAATGACGTAGATGCAAACATTTCTAG GTCTGTGTTTCGTAGCGTACTTCAACAAGAGTTGGATGATCTCGATGAAGAAGATGGATTTTGGGAATGA